Part of the Coriobacteriaceae bacterium genome is shown below.
CGCTTATCCATGACGACATCGCCGACAACGGCCAACTGCGTCGCGGCAAGCCCTGCATGCACCTTACCGAGGGCACGGGACTTGCCATCAACTGCGGCGATCTGGCGCTCACCATGGTCACCAAGACGGTTCTCGACGACCCCACGCTCGAGGCAGACGTGAAACTCCGCGTGCTCCACGAGCTCACCGAGATGATCGTCCGCACCATTGAGGGCCAGGCACTCGACTTGGGCTGGGTCCGCGATGGGCGCTTTGACATCTCGGTCGACGATTATCTGGACATGGCGACGCACAAGACCGCGTACTACAGCGGAGCCACGCCACTTGCCGCCGGAGCCATTATCGGCGGCGGCAGCGAGGAGCAGATTGAGGCGCTGCGCGCCTTTGGCCTGTACACGGGCCTTGCCTTCCAGATCCAAGATGATCTGCTCAACTTGATCGGCACCAAAGAGGCCGCCAACAAGGACTTCCGCACCGACATCACCGAGGGCAAGCGCACGCTTGTCGCCGTACACGCCCTCTCTGATGAACGCCACCACGACGAGATCGAGGCGATTCTTTCCTCGGGCACCGATGATCCCGCGCAGCTCGCACGCGCCGTGGAGATCTTCCAGGGGACCGGCTCCATCGATTACGCCCACACTTACGCGCTCGACCTGACCGCCAAGGCCAAAGCGGCCATCGAGAACGTTGAGCTTGATCAGCACGCACGCGAGTTGTTCCTCTCCATGGCAGATTTCTTTGTGGAGCGACTCAACTAGCGTGGGTTATAAAACCTGTCAGCAGCGTATTTGGGTACAACTTGCTACACTGTTGAGTGCATGTTTATGCATCTCTTTGCGTCGTCTATCCGACAGGCGCTCAAATAGTACGAATGATACGCCGAAAGGGGTTCGTTCATGGAACCTATTACAACGGGCATGCAGGGAGCAGCCGTCGAGGACGTCCAGTCCCGCCTTCTGCAG
Proteins encoded:
- a CDS encoding polyprenyl synthetase family protein yields the protein MSSPFTSFLAQHFDQINDYLATFFDGQATSADIERYLYTPLSAFTANAGKRHRPLICMLAATAVGGSFESARSAAAAIEHFQSGALIHDDIADNGQLRRGKPCMHLTEGTGLAINCGDLALTMVTKTVLDDPTLEADVKLRVLHELTEMIVRTIEGQALDLGWVRDGRFDISVDDYLDMATHKTAYYSGATPLAAGAIIGGGSEEQIEALRAFGLYTGLAFQIQDDLLNLIGTKEAANKDFRTDITEGKRTLVAVHALSDERHHDEIEAILSSGTDDPAQLARAVEIFQGTGSIDYAHTYALDLTAKAKAAIENVELDQHARELFLSMADFFVERLN